TTCGCTCGCCGCCATCTGCGGACCTGCTCAGGCGGTCCCGTGGCGGGGCGCTGCCTCGCACTCCGGCGCGGAGGAGCGATGAGTTGAACCAGATCGACACCGTGACGTTCGGAGCCGGGACAGTCCTGCTCCTGCTGCTCGCCTTCTACGGCGGGACCTTCTGGATCTCCACCCGGATCGGGAAGAAGCAGGAGAGTGCCGACGGCTACATGACCGCAGGCCACGGCATCGGCTTCGGGATCTCCGCAGCCAGCATGACCGCCACCTGGATCTGGGCCTCCTCCATGTACGCCTCGGCGACCTCGGGCTACACCTACGGCCTCTCCGGCCCGATCCACTACGGGTTCTGGGGCGCCCTGATGATCCTGTTCATCTACCCGTTCGGGAAGCGGATCCGGGCGGTCGCGCCCCGGGCGCACACCCTGGCCGAGGTGCTGCACGTGCGCCACGGGCGGTCCAGCCAGCTCCTGCTCGCCGGCTCCAACGTCGTCGGCAGCCTGATCAGCCTGATGTCCAACTTCATCGCCGGCGGCGTGCTGATCTCGCTGCTCTCCCCGTTCACCTTCGTCCAGGGCGTCTTCATGGTGGCCGGCGGCGTGCTGCTCTACACGCTCTGGTCAGGCTTCCGCGCCTCCGTGCTGACCGACTTCGTCCAGGTCGTGGCGATGCTCGGGGCGGTCGCGGTGATCGTCCCGGTGATCTTCTTCGCCGCGGGGTTCCCGGCGGCGTTCGAGACCGGCGCCGGCAACCTGACCTCGCAGCAGGGCAGCTTCTTCTCCAGCACCGCCTTCCTGGAGCAGGGCGCGCCGTACATCGCCGCCGTGCTGGCCTACGCGATCGGCAACCAGACCATCGCGCAGCGGCTCTTCGCCGTCCGTGAGGACCTGATCAAGCCCACCTTCATCACCGCCACCGTCGGCTACGGCGCGATGGTGATCGGGATCGGGATGCTCGGCGTGCTCGCGCTCTATCTCGGGATCGAGCCCGAGGGCGGCGACGTCAACAACCTGGTGCCGCAGATGGCCACGTCGTACCTGCCGGGCATCCTGGTCGCCGTCTTCTTCATCATGATCGTCGGCGCCCTCTCCTCCACCGCCGACTCCGACCTCTCGGCACTCTCCTCGATCGTGATGGCCGACGTCTACGGGCAGAACGTCGCCGGCCGGGCGGGTGCGAACCCGCGCACCATGCTGCTGGTCGGGCGGGGCACCATGGTCGCCGCGACGGCGATCGCGATCGCCTTCGCCAGCCTCCAGCTCAACATCCTCGACCTGCTGGTCTTCGTCGGCGCACTGTGGGGCGCCCTGGTCTTCCCGGTGATCGCCAGCTTCTACTGGGAGAAGGTCACCAACAAGGCCTTCACCGTCTCCGTGCTCGCCGCGCTCGCGGTCTTCCTGCCGGTGCGGTTCTCCCTGGTCCCGATGAACGGCGTCACCGGCCTGGTGGTCGACGTGCTGTCGATCATCGGCGTCGGGGTGGTGGCGGGGCTGATGGTCTTCGGCTTCCTCGGGCTTCGCCCCGCCAAGGTGGCCGCCGTGCTGGCGGCGGTCGTCGCCACGCCGTTCGCCCTCGGCGCGGTCCACGACTACGCCACCCTGAGCGGCTCGCTGGTCGCGTACTCGGTCAGCACCATCGTCTGCTGGGCGATGTCGGCGGCCGGCGGCGCGACGTTCGACTTCGACACCGTCAAGGAGCGCGTCGGCGACTACCAGGCCGACGACGACCTCGACGACGACCTCGACCCGGTCCGCTGAGCGCGGGCAGAAGGAGCAGCACCGTGACCACCACCGCCCTGACCCTCTACGTCCTGATCTGGCCCGTGATCGTGGCCGTCGTCCTCTTCGTCCTCAGCCGGGCCTTCGTCTCCGACTGGCGTGCGGCGCGGCGGGAGGGGCGCGACATCATCTGAGCTGCGGCGTCCCCGCCTCGCCCACGTGCACCCGTCTTGCTGTCGATCTGGTGATCGCCGCAGCAGAACGGGTGCACGTGGCCATTTTCGGCGGACCTGTGGACGAGCCGCACCGCCATGGCTTCGTCCTCGGCAGGCTGGGCGACATGCCCGAGCTCGACGTACGGCGTCCGTTCACCCGCACCGAGGCCCTCGCTGCCGGCCTCACCGACGCACAGCTGCGGGGACCGCGGTTCGTCCGTCTCTTCCCGCGGTTGCACCTGTGCGCCAGCGTGCAGGTCACGGCCCGGCTCCGCGCGGAGGCGGCGCTGCGGCTGCACCCGGCGGGGGCCTTCGCCAGCCACGCGTCCGCGGCCAGGATCCACGGGGTGGCGATTCCGCAGGACGCCGAGGAGCACGTGACCGTCCGCCGACGGGAGGAGCGCCGTCGTACCGCCGGGATCCGGTGCCACCTCGCGAGCGGTGAGCCCGACCTGGTCACGGTCGGCGGCTTGCCCGTCTCCTCCCCCGCGCAGACCTTCGTCGAGCTGGCCTCGACCCTCGGCCTGGTCGACCTGGTCGTGGTCGGCGACCAGATGGCGCGCCGGGGACTGCTCTCCCCCGACCGGCTGCGCGCCTCCTGCCACGGCAGCGGGCGACGTGGCGCCGTCCGAGCGCGTCGGGCCGCGGCGTACGTGCGCGACCAGGTCGACTCCCCCATGGAGACCCGGACCCGGATGCTCCTGGTGCTCGCCGGACTACCGGAGCCCGAGGTCAACCTCGTGGTGCGCGACGTCGAGGGCGCGCTGTTGCGGCGCTACGACCTGAGCTACCCCGAGGTCGGGGTCGCGGTCGAGTACGACGGACGCCACCACGTGGAGCGGATCGAGCAGTGGGAGCGCGACCTGGGCCGGCGCGAGTCCCTGGAGGACGAGGGCTGGCGTCTTCTCGTGGTCACCTCGGCCGACATCTACCGTCAGCCCGGTGAGACCGTCCGGCGGGTGCACCGCCTGCTCCGCGCCCGCGGGATGGCCGGCGTCCCGGCGCGCCCGAGCGACGCGTGGCGGGCGCACTTCCGCGGCCAGGACTAGGCCCTGGACGCGCACGTGCACCCGATTTGCTGCTCGTCGAGCAAGGACAGCAGCAAATCGGGTGCACGTGTGCTGGGCTCAGACGGCGTACGACGCGAGCTCGCCCGCGAGCTCCTCATGCGCCCGCCCGCGCACCCGGGTGCCGGCCCCGGTGTGCTCGAGCTCGTCGATCTCGCCGTGCTGGTGCAGCTGGTTGAGCAGGTCGCCCCGCTCGTAGGGCAGCAGCGCGTCGAACTCCACCGACGGGTGCGGCAGCTCCTGCTCGATCACCGCCAGCGCCTGCTCGATGCCCTCGCCGGTGCGGGCGCTGACCACCACGCAGTGCGGCTCGCGCTGGCGCAACCGGGCGATGACCATCGGGTCGGCCGCGTCGGCCTTGTTGATCACCACGATCTCGGGCACCTTGTCGGCGCCGATCTCGGCGAACACCTCGCGGACCGCCGCCAGCTGACCCTCCGGGTCGGGGTGGGAGCCGTCGACCACGTGCAGGATCAGGTCGGAGTCGGAGACCTCCTCCAGCGTGGAGCGGAACGCCTCGACCAGCTGGTGCGGCAGGTGCCGGACGAAGCCGACCGTGTCGCTCATCGTGTAGACCCGGCCGTCGGCGGTGGTGGTCCGCCGGGTGGTGGGGTCCAGGGTGGCGAACAGCGCGTCCTCGACCAGCACCCCGGCGTCGGTGAGCCGGTTGAGCAGCGAGGACTTGCCGGCGTTGGTGTAGCCGGCGATCGCCACGCTCGGGATCTGGTTGCGCTGGCGCTGGGCCCGCTTGTTGTCGCGGGTGCCCTTCATCGCCTTGAGCTCACGACGCAGCTTGGCGATCTTGTCGTTGATCCGGCGCCGGTCGGTCTCGATCTTCGTCTCACCGGGGCCGCGGCCACCGATTCCCTCACCGCCGGAGACCCGGCCACCGGCCTGGCGCGACAGGTTGCCGCCCCAGCCGCGCAGCCGCTGCTTCATGTAGGTGAGCTGCGCGAGCTCGACCTGGGCCTGGCCCTCGCGGGACTTCGCGTGCTGGGCGAAGATGTCGAGGATCAGCGCGGTCCGGTCGACCACCTTGACCTTGAGCCGGTCCTCGAGGTTCCTCAGCTGGCTGGGCGCCAGCTCGCCGTCGCAGATCACCGTGTCGGCGCCGCTGGCGGCGACGATTTCGCGCAGGCCGTCGACCTTGCCGCGTCCGATGTACGTCGCGGGGTCCGGCTTCTGCCGGCGTTGGTAGATCGCCTCCAGCACCTCCGACCCGGCGGTCTCGGCGAGCAGCGCGAGCTCGGCCATCGAGTTCTCCGCGTCCTCGACCGAGCCCTCGGTCCACACCCCGACCAGGACGACCCGCTCCAGCCGGAGCTGGCGGTACTCGACCTCGGTGATGTCCTCGAGCTCGGTGGAGAGGCCGGCCACGCGCTTGAGCGCGTGCCGCTCGGCCAGGTCCATCGCCCCGACGGACTCCTCCGGCTCCTCGGGATCGGGCTCGTCGGCGTAGCCGGAGGCGAACTCGGTGTCGGCGTCGGTGTCGGCGTCGTGATCGGCGTCGTGGTCCTCGTCCTCCCAGTCGCGCGTGGCGTCGAGCTGGTCGGCGAGGGAGAAGTCTCGTGCGTTCGTCATATGCCCTTCACTGTAGGTCTCGGGAGCGGCTGCCGCGACCCGTTATGTGTACCCACAACGCTCGGCCGACACCGGATAGTCCCGCCTCGGGGCCTGGCTCTCAGGCGAGCAGGGCGGTGAGCGCGTGCCTGCTGGCCGTGCGCGGCAGGTGGCCCAGCACCACCAGCTGGGACATGCCGTGCACCGTCGCCCAGAGGCCCGCGGCGAGCGCCTCCGGGTCGCGTCCCTCGAACCGGGGCAGCCGGACCAGGTCGGCGACCTCGCTCGCGAGCAGCTCCTCGTTGCGCGAGATCAGGGCCGCCATCTCCTCCGACGGGCTGCCGGGCACGCAGTACTCCGGGTCGAAGATCAGCGCGAACGCCTGCGGGTGCGCGCAGGCGTACTCGACGTAGGCGCCGAACATGGCGGTCAGCCTCGCGACCACCCCCTCCTCGGCAGCGAGCGCCTCCTCCTGGGCGGCGACCAGGTCACCCATGGCCCGGACCCCGAGGGCCTTGAGCAGGGCGGCGCGGTCGCCGAAGTGGTGGTACGGCGCGTTGTGGCTCACCCCGGCGCGCCTGGCCACCTCGCGCAGGCTGATCCGTCCCGCCGGGACGGTCTCGAGCAGCTCGAGGGCCGCCTCCTCGAGGGCGTTCTGCAGGTCGCCGTGGTGGTAGCGGGCCGAAGATCTTGACACGAGCAACATGGTACGCGATGTTGTCATTGTCCAGATTCTTGGCAATGTCTAGATTTCCCACCCCAGGAGCACACCCATGACCCGCACCCTCGTCATCGACGGCCACCCCGATCCCTCCTCCCTCACCGCCGCCCTCGCCGTGCGTTACGCGGCCGGGGCCGGGACCGACGTCCTCGCCCTGCGCGACCTGGCGTTCGACGCCGACCTGCACCGGGGCTACCGGCCGGGCCAGCCGCTCGAGGCCGACCTGGTCCGGGCGCGCGAGCTGCTCGCCGGGAGCGAGCACGTCACCGTCCTGACCCCGGTCTGGTGGGGCTCGGTGCCCGCGCTGCTCAAGGGGTTCTTCGACCGCACCCTCGAGATCGGCTGGGCCTTCCGCTACCGCGAGGACGGCCGCCCCGAGGGGTTGCTCGGCGGGCGGACCGGGCGCCTGGTCGTCACCTCCGACTCCCCCCGGTGGTACCTGCCGCTCGTCGGCGACACCACCGTCAAGCAGGTGAAGGCGCGGACCATGGAGTTCTGCGGGATCAAGCCCGTGCGGGTCAGCCGGTTCACCGACGTCCGCCACGCCGACGACGCCCGTCGGGCTGCGTGGCTGGAGCGCGCCGAAGCGCTGGGCGCGCAGGACGCGGGGCGGCGTGCACCGGCGTCCGTCACAGCCTGAGGGTGCTACAGGTCGGTCTCGCCGCGGGCGACGATCACCGCGGGGCCGGTGAGCAGCACCCGGTCGTCGGTCCAGGTGACCCGGAGCGATCCGCCCGGTACGTCGACCCGGTAGCTGCTGGGCCCGGGCGCCTCGTCCAGCCGGGAGGCCGCGACCATCACCGCGCAGGCGCCGGTGCCGCAACTGCGGGTCTCCCCCGAGCCGCGTTCGTGCACCCGCATCGCCACGTGCCCGTCGGCGCGGCGGACCACGAACTCCACGTTGACCCCGTCGGGGAAGACCGCCGGGTCGTGGCCGGGCGCCTCCAGCAGGGGGCCGGCGTCGGCGAGGTCGTCGACGAAGGCCACCGCGTGCGGGTTGCCCATGTCGATCTGGAGGGCGGGCCAGGACCGCTCGCCGACGGTCACCGAGGTCTCGCCCAGCACCCGCGGCGCCCCCATGTCGAGGGTCACCAGGTGGCCCTCGACCAAGCAGACCTTCACCCCGTCGCGGGTGGCCACCGGGACCAGCTCACCGGCCGGGACCAGGCCCTCGTCGACCAGGTGCCGGACGAAGACGCGCAGCCCGTTGCCGCACATCTCGCTGAGCGACCCGTCGGCGTTGCGGTAGTCCATGAACCACTCCGCCCCGGCGGCTGCCGGGTCCGCGGTCCGCAGCACGCGCAGCACGCCGTCCGCGCCGATCCCGGCTCGCCGGTCGCAGAGCGCGCGCACGCGCTCCGCTGCGAGGTCGCCGTGCACGGAGCCGTCGTGGTCGGGCAGCAGCACGAAGTCGTTCTCGGTGCCGTGCCCCTTGAGGAACGGGTAGGTCACCGGGCCAGTCTGTCAGGCCCCCACGTCTGGACCACCGGTGCCGGACACCTTGCGTCGTGACCCAGGTCTCAGTACGTTCCAGCGACGCAAGTCCGCGGCGGGGGCAACCGGACTCTCTGGGGAGGGAGATCCACATGCACCACTCGATGCTCGGCGCCCTGGTGGCCGGCGGCCTGGCCCTGACCACGGGGGTGGCCGCACCGTCCGCGGCGGCGGCAGACTCCGACTCCGGGGACACGCTCACCCGGCTGGCCACCGGCTCGGCCACGCTGGCGGGCGGGGAGACGTCCGTGCGCCTGCCCTGGGGCACGCGGCTGGAGGGCACGCTCAACCCGGACTTCAGCATCGACGGCGGGCTGCACTTCTCCAGCACCCCGTTCACGGTGGAGCTGCCGGGTGCCACCGCCCGGGTCCGCTTCGTCACCACCGATCCGGGCGGGACGACTGCCGACGGGGAGGGCGCGGTGGTGGTCCGGTCCGGGTTCGCCGTCCAGGTGACCGAGCTGTTCCGCGACGAGAGCCCGGAGACGAACCTGGTCCGGGAGACCTGCACGAGCGGCGAGGTGACCGCCACCCTGACCGGGAGCTGGGCCGATATCTTCACCCCCACCACGCTGGCGGGCGACCTCACCGTGCCCACGTTCCGCCGCTGCGGCGCGTCCTTCCTCAACCTGCCCTCGGCGCGCGACGCCCTGGTCAGCGGGCTGCTGGCCGGACCCGGGAGCACGTTGGAGCTCAGCGTGGCGCCGGTCGGATAGCGGCCAGCGCCTGCTCGACCCGGTCCGCGGCGTCGAAGCGGACCCAGGTGACGCGGGGGTCCTTGCGGAACCAGGAGTCCTGGCGCCGGGCGAACCGCCGGGTGGCGATCACCGTGCGCTCCTGGGCCTGGGCCAGGGTGAGCTCGCCGCGCAGCGCGGCGGCGACCTCGCGGTAGCCGATGGCCCGGGAGGCGGTCAGTCCGTCCTCCAGCCCCTCGTCGAGCAGCCGCTCGACCTCGGCGACGAAGCCCTGGTCGAACATCTGCGCCACCCGCTCCTCGATCCGGGCGTCCAGGGTCGGGCGGTCGATGTCGACACCGATCTGGACGGTGGCCGGGTCGACGTACTCCAGGCGGGGCAGGCTGGCGCTGAACGGCCGGCCGGTCAGTTCCACGACCTCCAGGGCGCGGACGACGCGGCGGCCGTTCTCGACCTGGATGGCGGCGGCCGCCTCGGGATCGCGCTCGGCGAGCCGCGCGTGCAGCACCGCCGGGCCGACCTCGGCCAGCTCGCCCTCCAGCCGGCGGCGGAGCGCCTCGTCGGTGCCGGGGAACTCGAACCGGTCCAGCACGGCGCGGGTGTAGAGGGCCGAGCCGCCGACCAGCACCGGGACCCGGCCGCGGTCGCGGATCTCGGCGATGGTGCGCCGGGCCAGTGCCTGGAACCGGGCGACGTTGGCGGGCTCGCGCACCCCCATCAGGTCGAGCAGGTGGTGCGGGATGCCGCGGCGCTCGGCGACCGGCACCTTGGCGGTGCCGACGCCCATCCCCCGGTAGACCTGCATGGCGTCGGTGTTGACCACCTCGCCGTCGAGCCGCTCGGCGAGGTCGAGGGAGAGACCGGTCTTGCCGGCGGCCGTGGCTCCCACGACCGCGACGACTGGGAGGACCTCGCTCGGCATGCGGCTAGTGTGCCAAGCACGCACCACCGACCGAGAACTGCCGACCCAGGAAGAGGTGGACCACCGTGACCTCACCGAAGGACACCCCGCGTTCGGACCAGCCGGGGGAGACGGCCGAGGCCGAGCAGTCCCGCGAGCACGGCGAGGAGCTGCCCGACCAGCTGCAGCAGGGCCAGGAGGGCGTGACCCAGGCCGGCCCGCCCACCGACCCGTCGAACCCCACCGGCTGAGGTGGACCGCTTCGTCGTCGTCCCCGCCTCCTACCTCTACCTGCTCCGCGAAGGCGCAGGGGGCACAGGCGGCACCGAGGTGCTGCTCCAGCTGCGGCGCGGCACCGGCTACATGGACGAGCACTGGGCGGCCGCGGCCGCCGGCCACGTGGAGCGCGGCGAGACGGCGTACGACGCGGTCCGCCGCGAGGCGTACGAGGAGCTGTCGATCACCGAGCCCGAGCTGACGTTCGAGGCGACCATGCAGCGGACCCGGCACGACCTGGCGATCGACGAGCGGGTCGACTTCTTCTTCTCCGCGCGCTCCTGGCGCGGGGAGCCACGGATCGTGGAGCCGGAGAAGTGCGCCGAGCTGCGGTGGTGCCCGCTCGACGACCTGCCGGACCCGGTGGTGCCGCACGAACGATTGGCCCTGGCGAATCTGGGCACAGAGGTGAAGTACCTGACCTTCGGATTCGACCAGGAGCACACATGAACGACGGGATCGGCGAGCAGCCCACGCCCACCACCGAGGAGCCCGAGCTCTACCCCGGAGGCGTCGACGCCGTGATCCCGGAGGAGCCGGCCACCCTCGGCCACGACCTGGACCCCTCGAGCAACGCGGCCGTCGACGAGGACGTGGTCCCGGACGAGATCACCGAGCCCGACCAGGACAAGGAACAGGCGCCGGACGACGGCAAGGTCTCCGGCGAGGACGACACCGAGGACGAGCCCCCGGCATGAGCGACGAGCGCAAGCAGGAGCACCGACCCGAGCACGGGGAGCCCCGCGTCGATCCCGACGTCGCCGAGTCCCTGGAGGGCTCCAACCCCAACGGCGCCGGCCCCGACCACCTCGAGGGCGGGATCGGGGTGAGCAGCGAGCGGGTCGGTCACACCGGCCCCGGGCAGCGGTCCACCGACGGGCTCCGCGATGTCTCCCCCGACGAGTTCGGGCCGGGCGAGGACGCGCCGCCCGAGCAGACCGCGGACGGCCAGGAGCCGGGCAACCCGGCGCGGATGGGCCGCAAGTCCGCGTACCCCGAGGCGGACCCCCGCGCGCACGGCGAGGAGCCGGACGAGCAGGACCCCGGCCTGCGCTAGCCGCAGGCGGGCGCGGGCGGCAGCGGCGCGGGGGCGCCGATGCTCGGCATGCCCAGCCCGACGCCGGACGGGGCGGGGGGCGCCGACGTACGCCGCTCCCAGGCGTCACCGGCGCGCGTACGGCGCACGGCCAGCACCGGGCCGTCGGCGACCAGGTGGTGCGGCGCGGCGTAGGTGACCTGGACGGTGACCATGTCGCCGGGACGCACGGAGTCGGCCTCGACCCCGGAGAAGTCGGCGGCGAAGTGGACCAGCCGGTTGTCCGGGCCGCGGCCCGAGAGCCGCGCGGTGGCCCGGTCCTTGCGCCCCTCCCCCTCGGAGACCATCAGCTCGACGGTCCTGCCGACGAGCTTCTTGCTCTCCTCCCAGGCGATCTCCTCGACCACCGCGACCAGCCGCTGGTAGCGGTCCTTGACCACCTCGGGGGCGATCTGGTCGGGCATGGTCGCGGCCGGCGTGCCGGGGCGGATGGAGTACTGGAAGGTGTAGGCGTTGGCGAACCGGGCCCGGCGGACGACGTCCAGGGTGGCCTGGAAGTCCTCCTCGGTCTCGCCGGGGAAGCCGACGATGATGTCGGTGCTGATCGCCGCGTGCGGCATCGCGGCACGCACCCGCTCGATGATGCCGAGGAACTTCGCCTGCCGGTAGGAACGGCGCATCGCCTTGAGCACCCGGTCCGAGCCGGACTGGAGCGGCATGTGCAGCTGCGGCATCACGTTGGGCGTCTGCGCCATCGCCTCGATCACGTCGTCGGTGAACTCCGCCGGGTGCGGGGAGGTGAAGCGCACCCGCTCCAGCCCCTCGATCTCACCGCAGGCGCGCAGCAGCTTGGAGAAGGCCTGACGGTCGCCGAACTCGACCCCGTACGCGTTGACGTTCTGGCCCAGCAGCGTCACCTCGGTGACGCCCTCGGCGACCAGGGCGCGGATCTCGGCGAGGATGTCGCCGGGACGCCGGTCGGTCTCCTTGCCGCGCAGCGACGGGACGATGCAGAACGTGCAGGTGTTGTTGCAGCCGACCGAGATCGACACCCAGGCCGCGTAGGCGGAGTCGCGCTTGGTCGGCAGCGTCGAGGGGAAGACCGAGAGCGACTCGAGGATCTCGACCTGCGCCTCCTCCTGGGAGCGCGCCCGGTCGAGCAGCGCGGGCAGCGAGCCGATGTTGTGGGTGCCGAAGACGACGTCGACGTACGGCGCACGCTCCACGATCGTGTCCCGGTCCTTCTGCGCCATGCAGCCGCCGACGGCGATCTGCATGCCCGGGCGCTTCGCCTTGACCGGCGCCAGGTGGCTGAGGTTGCCGTAGAGCTTGTTGTCCGCGTTCTCCCGGACGGCACAGGTGTTGAAGACGACGACGTCGGCCTGCTCGCCCGCGGGTGCGGCGGCGTAGCCCGCGTCCTCCAGGAGGCCGGTGAGCCGCTCGGAGTCGTGGACGTTCATCTGGCACCCGTAGGTGCGGACCTCGTAGGTGCGCGCGGGGGTCTGGGGCGTGGCAGTCATGGCCTCCCCAGGGTACGGCGGCCCCGCGGACGCCCATGAATTGCGACCGCACCCGCACTACGTGATGGTCACGATTCGGTCAACGCGGCCTTCTCAGGATGCCTCCGGCGGCTAGGTGTGGATAGGTTGCGCCAATGACGGAGTCCGAGAAGACCCCGCCCGGGGATGCGCTGGTCAGCCTGCAGGGTGTCAACAAGTGGTTCGGGCAGCTGCACGTGCTGCAGGACATCGACCTGCAGATCAAGCGCGGTGAGGTGGTCGTGGTCATCGGCCCCTCCGGGTCGGGCAAGTCCACCCTGTGCCGGGCGATCAACCGGCTGGAGACGATCGACCAGGGCACGATCACCCTGGACGGTCAGCCGCTGCCCCAGGAGGGCAAGGCGCTGGCCAACCTGCGCGCCGAGGTGGGCATGGTCTTCCAGTCCTTCAACCTCTTCGCGCACAAGACGATCCTGGAGAACGTCACCCTCGGGCCGATCAAGGTCCGCAAGCAGGACAAGTCCGCGGCCGAGAAGCGCGCCATGGAGCTGCTCGAGCGGGTGGGCGTCGCGCACCAGGCGCAGAAGTACCCCGCCCAGCTCTCCGGCGGCCAGCAGCAGCGCGTCGCGATCGCTCGCGCCCTGGCGATGGAGCCGAAGGTGATGCTCTTCGACGAGCCCACCTCCGCGCTCGACCCGGAGATGATCAAGGAGGTCCTCGACGTCATGG
The window above is part of the Nocardioides campestrisoli genome. Proteins encoded here:
- a CDS encoding sodium:solute symporter family protein, with the protein product MNQIDTVTFGAGTVLLLLLAFYGGTFWISTRIGKKQESADGYMTAGHGIGFGISAASMTATWIWASSMYASATSGYTYGLSGPIHYGFWGALMILFIYPFGKRIRAVAPRAHTLAEVLHVRHGRSSQLLLAGSNVVGSLISLMSNFIAGGVLISLLSPFTFVQGVFMVAGGVLLYTLWSGFRASVLTDFVQVVAMLGAVAVIVPVIFFAAGFPAAFETGAGNLTSQQGSFFSSTAFLEQGAPYIAAVLAYAIGNQTIAQRLFAVREDLIKPTFITATVGYGAMVIGIGMLGVLALYLGIEPEGGDVNNLVPQMATSYLPGILVAVFFIMIVGALSSTADSDLSALSSIVMADVYGQNVAGRAGANPRTMLLVGRGTMVAATAIAIAFASLQLNILDLLVFVGALWGALVFPVIASFYWEKVTNKAFTVSVLAALAVFLPVRFSLVPMNGVTGLVVDVLSIIGVGVVAGLMVFGFLGLRPAKVAAVLAAVVATPFALGAVHDYATLSGSLVAYSVSTIVCWAMSAAGGATFDFDTVKERVGDYQADDDLDDDLDPVR
- a CDS encoding putative transporter small subunit — encoded protein: MTTTALTLYVLIWPVIVAVVLFVLSRAFVSDWRAARREGRDII
- the hflX gene encoding GTPase HflX, coding for MTNARDFSLADQLDATRDWEDEDHDADHDADTDADTEFASGYADEPDPEEPEESVGAMDLAERHALKRVAGLSTELEDITEVEYRQLRLERVVLVGVWTEGSVEDAENSMAELALLAETAGSEVLEAIYQRRQKPDPATYIGRGKVDGLREIVAASGADTVICDGELAPSQLRNLEDRLKVKVVDRTALILDIFAQHAKSREGQAQVELAQLTYMKQRLRGWGGNLSRQAGGRVSGGEGIGGRGPGETKIETDRRRINDKIAKLRRELKAMKGTRDNKRAQRQRNQIPSVAIAGYTNAGKSSLLNRLTDAGVLVEDALFATLDPTTRRTTTADGRVYTMSDTVGFVRHLPHQLVEAFRSTLEEVSDSDLILHVVDGSHPDPEGQLAAVREVFAEIGADKVPEIVVINKADAADPMVIARLRQREPHCVVVSARTGEGIEQALAVIEQELPHPSVEFDALLPYERGDLLNQLHQHGEIDELEHTGAGTRVRGRAHEELAGELASYAV
- a CDS encoding TetR/AcrR family transcriptional regulator, with the protein product MSRSSARYHHGDLQNALEEAALELLETVPAGRISLREVARRAGVSHNAPYHHFGDRAALLKALGVRAMGDLVAAQEEALAAEEGVVARLTAMFGAYVEYACAHPQAFALIFDPEYCVPGSPSEEMAALISRNEELLASEVADLVRLPRFEGRDPEALAAGLWATVHGMSQLVVLGHLPRTASRHALTALLA
- a CDS encoding NAD(P)H-dependent oxidoreductase; translation: MTRTLVIDGHPDPSSLTAALAVRYAAGAGTDVLALRDLAFDADLHRGYRPGQPLEADLVRARELLAGSEHVTVLTPVWWGSVPALLKGFFDRTLEIGWAFRYREDGRPEGLLGGRTGRLVVTSDSPRWYLPLVGDTTVKQVKARTMEFCGIKPVRVSRFTDVRHADDARRAAWLERAEALGAQDAGRRAPASVTA
- the dapF gene encoding diaminopimelate epimerase, which produces MTYPFLKGHGTENDFVLLPDHDGSVHGDLAAERVRALCDRRAGIGADGVLRVLRTADPAAAGAEWFMDYRNADGSLSEMCGNGLRVFVRHLVDEGLVPAGELVPVATRDGVKVCLVEGHLVTLDMGAPRVLGETSVTVGERSWPALQIDMGNPHAVAFVDDLADAGPLLEAPGHDPAVFPDGVNVEFVVRRADGHVAMRVHERGSGETRSCGTGACAVMVAASRLDEAPGPSSYRVDVPGGSLRVTWTDDRVLLTGPAVIVARGETDL
- the miaA gene encoding tRNA (adenosine(37)-N6)-dimethylallyltransferase MiaA gives rise to the protein MPSEVLPVVAVVGATAAGKTGLSLDLAERLDGEVVNTDAMQVYRGMGVGTAKVPVAERRGIPHHLLDLMGVREPANVARFQALARRTIAEIRDRGRVPVLVGGSALYTRAVLDRFEFPGTDEALRRRLEGELAEVGPAVLHARLAERDPEAAAAIQVENGRRVVRALEVVELTGRPFSASLPRLEYVDPATVQIGVDIDRPTLDARIEERVAQMFDQGFVAEVERLLDEGLEDGLTASRAIGYREVAAALRGELTLAQAQERTVIATRRFARRQDSWFRKDPRVTWVRFDAADRVEQALAAIRPAPR
- a CDS encoding NUDIX domain-containing protein; protein product: MDRFVVVPASYLYLLREGAGGTGGTEVLLQLRRGTGYMDEHWAAAAAGHVERGETAYDAVRREAYEELSITEPELTFEATMQRTRHDLAIDERVDFFFSARSWRGEPRIVEPEKCAELRWCPLDDLPDPVVPHERLALANLGTEVKYLTFGFDQEHT
- the miaB gene encoding tRNA (N6-isopentenyl adenosine(37)-C2)-methylthiotransferase MiaB, whose product is MTATPQTPARTYEVRTYGCQMNVHDSERLTGLLEDAGYAAAPAGEQADVVVFNTCAVRENADNKLYGNLSHLAPVKAKRPGMQIAVGGCMAQKDRDTIVERAPYVDVVFGTHNIGSLPALLDRARSQEEAQVEILESLSVFPSTLPTKRDSAYAAWVSISVGCNNTCTFCIVPSLRGKETDRRPGDILAEIRALVAEGVTEVTLLGQNVNAYGVEFGDRQAFSKLLRACGEIEGLERVRFTSPHPAEFTDDVIEAMAQTPNVMPQLHMPLQSGSDRVLKAMRRSYRQAKFLGIIERVRAAMPHAAISTDIIVGFPGETEEDFQATLDVVRRARFANAYTFQYSIRPGTPAATMPDQIAPEVVKDRYQRLVAVVEEIAWEESKKLVGRTVELMVSEGEGRKDRATARLSGRGPDNRLVHFAADFSGVEADSVRPGDMVTVQVTYAAPHHLVADGPVLAVRRTRAGDAWERRTSAPPAPSGVGLGMPSIGAPAPLPPAPACG
- a CDS encoding amino acid ABC transporter ATP-binding protein, yielding MTESEKTPPGDALVSLQGVNKWFGQLHVLQDIDLQIKRGEVVVVIGPSGSGKSTLCRAINRLETIDQGTITLDGQPLPQEGKALANLRAEVGMVFQSFNLFAHKTILENVTLGPIKVRKQDKSAAEKRAMELLERVGVAHQAQKYPAQLSGGQQQRVAIARALAMEPKVMLFDEPTSALDPEMIKEVLDVMVDLAQQGMTMVVVTHEMGFARTAGDRVVFMADGAIVEENTPEQFFTNPQSDRAKDFLGKILKH